One genomic region from Balaenoptera acutorostrata chromosome 1, mBalAcu1.1, whole genome shotgun sequence encodes:
- the SH3BGRL3 gene encoding SH3 domain-binding glutamic acid-rich-like protein 3 — protein sequence MSGLRVYSTSVTGSREIKSQQSEVTRILDGKRIQYQLVDISQDNALRDEMRALAGNPKATPPQIVNGDQYCGDYELFVEAVEQNTLQEFLKLA from the exons ATGAGCGGCCTGCGCGTTTACAGCACGTCGGTCACCGGCTCCCGCGAA ATCAAGTCCCAGCAGAGCGAGGTGACCCGCATCCTGGATGGGAAGCGCATCCAGTACCAGCTAGTGGACATCTCCCAAGACAACGCCCTGCGGGATGAGATGCGAGCCTTGGCGGGCAACCCCAAGGCCACCCCACCCCAGATTGTCAACGGGGACCAGTACTGTGGG gactATGAGCTCTTTGTGGAGGCTGTGGAACAAAACACACTGCAGGAGTTCCTGAAACTGGCCTGA